Proteins found in one Terribacillus sp. DMT04 genomic segment:
- a CDS encoding GntR family transcriptional regulator has protein sequence MQIIISNSSKEPIYEQITNQIKSSILTGELQEGSPIPSMRKLAKDLQISVITTKRAYEELEKAGFIYSIIGKGSFVAEQNLDLIKEKKLKVIEEQLSAVITNSREIGLSLDELQQIMKILYEE, from the coding sequence ATGCAAATTATAATTTCAAACAGTTCGAAGGAGCCGATTTATGAACAAATTACGAATCAGATTAAATCGTCTATTTTAACCGGTGAGCTGCAAGAAGGATCTCCTATCCCTTCCATGCGCAAGCTCGCTAAGGATTTACAGATTAGCGTTATCACAACAAAACGGGCTTATGAAGAATTAGAAAAAGCAGGATTTATTTATTCCATTATTGGAAAAGGATCTTTTGTTGCGGAGCAAAATCTCGATCTCATAAAAGAGAAAAAACTGAAGGTCATTGAGGAGCAGCTTAGCGCAGTTATAACAAACAGCAGAGAAATCGGCCTCTCCCTTGATGAGCTGCAGCAGATAATGAAGATTTTATACGAGGAGTGA